The following are from one region of the Syngnathus acus chromosome 19, fSynAcu1.2, whole genome shotgun sequence genome:
- the si:ch73-103b11.2 gene encoding early endosome antigen 1 isoform X1: MSVKENPCRKFQANIFNKSKCQNCFKPRESHLLNDEDLNQAKPIYGGWLLLAPEGTNFDNPLHRSRKWQRRFFILYEHGLLRYALDEMPSTLPQGTINMNQCSDVIDGESRTGQKNSLCILTPDKEHFIRAECKEIINGWQEALTVYPRTNKQNQKKKRKVDPPTQQQRGQWFSTKDMNGHPEPGPAKVTVTSGGGSISCLPGGIASAERVPMSRATLWQEENRWSRATIPCSRSASCLSQLGQSQPDSTVTTQDDGGMMSTGRKVRVESGYFSLEKNKSEPSPKSAQNSQPAQPPQQLPLSSSTSSCSLGASGHRYNSEPEGQIPPCPPSPGALASPSYSTVSSSQSSLDSEPSGATAAWEVRGGGSDACANSRGGRAGRQYAALSDVPRARRMTYREAFRAEKKQQELRARTRSPGREEVARLFGEERRRSQVIGRFKEERMDTSGSSEPSSDVTRVPRQGRSERRYLAFKPDTSSSEAGNERSVPDVSVSTFANLRRAKSLDRRVTESSMTPDLLNFKKGWMTKLYEDGMWKKHWFVLTDQSLRYYKDSIAEEASEVDGEIDLSTCYDVKEFPVQRNYGFQILCAEGACTLSAMTSGIRRNWIQAIMKNARPTVAPDVTRKNISLKLSVLKPRSVSEEKIQTQVLLEPCQQVKPEPSPCPGGPPDTDGPRQPTDNGASAPPSEARKSRVRERRREGRSKTFDWSEFKTEKKDKPANERADTVDHGSSLSTTASRCSVSPSPVPTSALQTRRVSDACPASTTEDNNASHLPNPVLVTSTLNTVSPAQPSLPDRQEQGRMEVDRNEDGSGVKEEIEQRWHQVETTPLREEKQVPISTTTHNSDADRLPAHELAALLDKELGQKQKELDQLQRQNNLLKEQLEDALGREQSARDGYVLQSATPPTFSPWQHLHKLNQDLQGELESQKRKQDLAHQQIKTLKRSYTQAQSAADRHEADIQALQSKLASALAEISASEQAVARMRNELKLEQERSKEQEEEYGRSEATLRAQLKDSESRLREVEASLLERNQALRQLEHQQALQRDHVREIQRLQDKLQEVTARLAATEEGQALKDERLRKEQLGLQECHERERQNLCRRLAEAESTQKEMEVRLGEAQQQVEALLRGRRGSAAIERNEELLKLQEELTQKSNTSEALRESVRRLEEERALLTRRCQELLNQIAEADREVNKLRERLRGEEADYCSLENSYERATREFQRISQFLREKEEEIRQTKETYERLMKRKEEDLKEALVKMTALGNSLEETEQKLQAKEDLLCRMTQPVEPGGAEQNIKAKLALAENRIAELERHLDALQLGYADLQLRKKHVQEQSPRGSLIPDEESPPSKTEDADEESRAKKPRIRFSNIQCQKYNCPDDCRNDDVNQTDFDSTPALCSPDTAFPHPSDSEKFISIVRALETKLLATEEKLKNLTRNLQERRSTHAEDQKTVQKEPLGCDDSGGPQITDPYAKALLCVETSRQKVKAFLSGSHDNSESQLHSLSQVEKELFSASAYIRHGQKTLEELSPSGPQMQTEEALDQEAIHLFAKTLSFEALVLNKMASLLQTSESDLLQTLSAVWEDAEDIQSADCLAIVYADVLSRKLTLEAELRKEPEREATPRDGATSQDVTAEPDVNATAVFNSVIKAEVSYSIQNLKLGYEEKVRLLQGQLAEAHRKLRERETALKAIIDASKRSDLKSVIKEVKSNFGSGKQKLADICPPELAPYAEQIQSQEARDLAERIVERHLDGVDSAESLQSAHRGLAAELRQQAEKLHEYAQEIQNTGKHPELAKMLSALFGPGTSHLFTSTSLCMREALIQAQVAYVACRLRWAHRRNVARCERTQQSMDALVRQHARSVRAIQEKYQTSLQRERHHLEQALEQLQKENATLKEEVGQRSTQLSKQQEQLAQLGEHFQIQVEELEQKHREELRRAEKDHTATELALSEAAADSRQQLKDLLADMDAMKERHQSHVKTIQADFEQRIAGLRRIYEDQIVTVRSPMEEEEEGGAAKSEGQTVVLLRDRIQELETQMNTMRDELESKHLEGDVASLRAKYQRDLESLKATCERGFTAMEETHHKVVEDLQRQHQREIAKLMEERERLLAEETAATIAAIEAMKNAHKEELEKNQRSQLSGLNSDIDELRLQYEEELQSIQRELEVLSEQYSQKCLENAHLAQALEAERQALRQCQRENQELNAHNQELNNRLSAEITRMRSSFSGETALSPTTQGKDVYELEVLLRIKESEIQYLKQEIHSLKDELQSALRDKKYTTDKYKDIYTELSIVKAKADCDIGKLKEKLLIATEALGERSVDGTVTSGYDIMKSKSNPDFTKKEQTTTSKPSRGVRSKSLKEGLSVQERMKLFEAKDSKNI, translated from the exons ATGTCAGTCAAAGAGAACCCCTGTAGGAAATTCCAAGCCAACATTTTTAATAAGagcaaatgtcaaaattgttTTAAGCCTCGAGAATCTCACCTGCTCAACGACGAAGACCTCAACCAG GCGAAGCCGATTTATGGTGGATGGTTGCTGCTCGCGCCAGAGGGAACCAATTTTGACAATCCCTTACACAGATCTCGG AAATGGCAAAGGAGGTTTTTCATCCTTTACGAGCACGGCTTACTCCGCTACGCTCTGGACGAAATG CCCAGCACTCTTCCCCAGGGCACCATCAATATGAACCAGTGCTCCGATGTCATCGACGGAGAGTCCAGGACGGGTCAGAAGAACTCCTTGTGCATCCTAACCCCTGACAAGGAGCACTTCATTCGAGCCGAGTGTAAAGAAATCATTAACGG ATGGCAGGAAGCTCTGACCGTGTACCCCAGAACAAACAAGCAGAATCAGAAGAAGAAGCGCAAGGTGGATCCGCCCACTCAGCAG CAGAGGGGGCAATGGTTTTCCACCAAGGACATGAATGGACATCCA GAACCGGGTCCGGCCAAGGTGACGGTGACTAGCGGCGGAGGCAGCATCTCGTGCCTGCCCGGCGGCATCGCCAGCGCCGAGCGCGTCCCGATGAGCCGGGCCACTTTGTGGCAGGAGGAGAACCGCTGGAGTCGGGCCACCATCCCCTGTAGCCGCAGCGCCTCCTGTCTTAGCCAGCTGGGCCAGAGCCAGCCCGACTCCACCGTCACGACTCAAGATG ATGGCGGAATGATGAGCACTGGACGCAAAGTACGAGTGGAGAGCGGTTACTTTtccctggaaaaaaacaagtcggAGCCTTCTCCAAAATCCGCACAGAATTCCCAACCAGCGCAGCCACCCCAGCAACTCCCCCTGTCCTCGTCCACCTCCTCCTGTTCCTTAGGAGCATCCGGTCACAGGTACAACTCTGAACCCGAAGGCCAAATTCCCCCCTGTCCCCCCTCCCCAGGAGCCCTCGCGTCCCCTAGCTACTCCACCGTCAGTTCCTCCCAGAGCTCCCTGGACTCGGAACCCAGCGGCGCCACCGCCGCCTGGGAGGTCCGCGGCGGAGGGAGCGACGCTTGCGCCAATAGCAGAGGGGGTCGCGCAGGCAGGCAGTACGCGGCGCTTTCGGACGTGCCGCGAGCGCGCAGGATGACCTACCGCGAAGCCTTCCGTGCGGAAAAGAAGCAACAAGAGCTAAGAGCGCGCACGCGGAGTCCCGGACGAGAAGAGGTGGCCCGGCTGTTTGGGGAGGAGCGCAG ACGTTCGCAAGTCATCGGCCGATTCAAGGAGGAGCGGATGGACACGAGCGGCTCCAGCGAACCGTCATCAGACGTCACCCGCGTGCCGCGACAAGGCCGCAGCGAGAGACGTTATCTGGCCTTCAAACCT GACACGTCGTCATCGGAAGCCGGGAATGAGCGCTCGGTCCCGGACGTGTCCGTCTCCACTTTTGCAAACTTAAGAAGAGCCAAATCGCTTGACCGCAGAGTCACCGAGTCCTCCATGACT CCCGATCTGCTGAACTTCAAAAAAGGATGGATGACCAAGCTCTATGAAGATGGAATG TGGAAGAAACACTGGTTTGTCCTCACAGATCAGAGTCTGCGCTACTACAAGGACTCCATAGCTGAAGAG GCTTCCGAAGTGGACGGCGAGATTGATCTTTCCACATGTTACGACGTCAAGGAGTTCCCCGTCCAGAGGAATTATGGCTTCCAAATCCTG TGTGCAGAAGGCGCGTGCACCCTCTCAGCCATGACCTCCGGAATCCGCCGCAACTGGATCCAGGCCATTATGAAGAACGCTCGACCCACCGTCGCCCCCGACGTCACTCG GAAAAACATCTCACTGAAACTATCGGTTCTGAAGCCCAG ATCCGTCTCCGAGGAGAAAATACAAACGCAGGTGCTGCTGGAGCCGTGTCAACAGGTCAAGCCCGAGCCGAGCCCCTGTCCCGGCGGGCCCCCCGATACCGACGGCCCCAGGCAACCCACGGACAACGGGGCCTCCGCGCCTCCCTCGGAAGCGCGGAAAAGCAGAGTTCGCGAGCGCAGACGGGAAGGCCGCTCCAAGACATTTGACTGGTCCGAGTTCAAAACCgaaaagaaagacaagccGGCCAACGAGCGAGCGGACACCGTCGACCACGGCTCGTCACTTTCCACCACCGCATCCCGCTGCTCCGTTTCCCCCTCCCCAGTCCCTACCTCGGCCCTGCAAACCCGCCGTGTATCGGACGCCTGCCCCGCCTCCACGACAGAAGATAACAACGCGAGCCACTTACCGAATCCCGTTCTGGTCACTTCCACCTTGAATACCGTCTCTCCCGCGCAACCGTCCTTACCTGATCGACAAGAGCAAGGGCGGATGGAGGTGGACCGCAACGAAGATGGGTCGGGCGTGAAGGAGGAGATCGAGCAGCGGTGGCACCAGGTGGAGACCACACCGCTAAGAGAGGAGAAGCAAGTGCCCATCAGCACCACGACACACAATTCCGACGCTGACAGACTGCCCGCGCACGAGCTGGCTGCACTGCTAGACAAAGAG TTGGGGCAGAAGCAAAAAGAGCTGGACCAACTTCAGAGACAGAACAATTTGTTAAAGGAGCAGCTGGAAGACGCGCTGGGAAGAGAGCAAAGTGCTCGAGATGGCTACGTCCTGCAG AGTGCCACGCCCCCCACCTTctcgccatggcaacacttGCACAAGCTAAACCAAGACTTGCAGGGCGAGTTAGAGTCCCAAAAGCGCAAGCAAGACCTCGCTCACCAGCAGATCAAAACACTCAAACGGAGCTACACCCAAGCCCAGAGCGCCGCCGACCGCCACGAGGCGGATATTCAAGCCCTGCAGTCCAAGCTGGCGTCCGCCTTGGCTGAAATCTCAGCCAGCGAACAAGCCGTGGCTCGTATGCGCAATGAGCTCAAGCTGGAGCAAGAGCGATCCAAGGAGCAAGAAGAGGAATACGGACGCAGCGAAGCCACCTTGCGAGCCCAGCTCAAAGACAGCGAAAGCAGACTCCGTGAGGTGGAGGCCAGCCTTTTAGAGAGGAACCAGGCCCTCCGGCAGCTGGAGCACCAGCAGGCCCTACAGCGAGACCACGTGAGAGAAATCCAGAGGTTACAGGATAAACTGCAAGAGGTGACCGCACGACTGGCCGCCACAGAAGAAGGGCAGGCGTTGAAGGACGAGCGCCTGAGAAAGGAGCAGCTTGGCCTTCAAGAATGCCACGAGAGGGAAAGACAGAATCTGTGCAGGAGGTTAGCTGAAGCGGAGAGCACGCAGAAGGAAATGGAGGTCAGACTAGGGGAGGCCCAACAGCAGGTGGAGGCCCTGTTAAGGGGCCGGCGGGGCTCGGCGGCAATCGAGCGCAATGAGGAATTGCTCAAGTTGCAGGAAGAGCTCACCCAAAAGAGCAATACGTCGGAGGCCCTGAGAGAGAGCGTCCGTCGACTGGAAGAAGAGAGAGCTCTGCTCACGCGCCGTTGTCAGGAGCTCCTCAACCAGATTGCCGAGGCGGACCGGGAGGTCAACAAACTCCGCGAGCGCCTCCGAGGCGAAGAGGCGGATTATTGCTCTCTGGAAAACTCGTACGAGAGGGCCACCCGGGAGTTTCAGAGGATCAGCCAATTCCTCcgggaaaaagaggaggagatCCGTCAGACTAAGGAAACGTACGAACGGCTGATGAAGCGCAAAGAGGAGGACTTGAAAGAGGCTCTGGTTAAAATGACCGCGCTGGGCAACAGCTTGGAAGAAACGGAACAGAAGCTCCAAGCTAAGGAGGATCTTCTCTGTCGAATGACGCAACCGGTCGAGCCCGGCGGCGCTGAGCAAAATATAAAAGCCAAGCTGGCGCTGGCGGAGAATCGCATCGCCGAACTGGAGCGGCACCTCGACGCGCTGCAGCTCGGCTACGCCGATCTCCAACTGAGGAAGAAACACGTCCAAGAACAGAGCCCGCGAGGAAGTTTGATTccggatgaggagagcccgcCGTCCAAAACAGAGGACGCAGACGAGGAGTCCCGAGCCAAGAAACCGAGAATCCGTTTTTCCAACATTCAGTGCCAAAAATATAACTGCCCGGACGATTGCCGTAACGATGATGTTAACCAGACAGACTTTGATTCCACTCCAGCACTTTGCTCCCCCGATACCGCCTTCCCGCATCCCAGTGACTCCGAGAAGTTTATCTCCATCGTACGTGCCCTGGAAACTAAACTGCTCGCCACGGAGGAAAAGCTCAAAAATCTCACTCGAAATCTCCAGGAGCGTCGTTCCACACACGCCGAAGATCAGAAGACGGTCCAAAAGGAGCCTTTAGGTTGCGACGACAGCGGCGGGCCTCAGATAACGGATCCTTACGCCAAGGCCCTCCTTTGCGTGGAAACCAGTCGGCAGAAAGTCAAGGCCTTTTTGTCGGGCTCTCACGATAACTCTGAGTCACAGCTTCACTCCTTGTCACAAGTGGAGAAAGAACTTTTCAGCGCATCGGCGTATATCCGCCACGGCCAGAAGACCTTGGAGGAACTGTCGCCGTCCGGCCCTCAAATGCAGACCGAGGAAGCTTTGGATCAAGAAGCAATCCACCTCTTTGCCAAAACACTGTCTTTCGAAGCGCTCGTTCTGAATAAAATGGCCTCGCTTCTACAGACGTCTGAGTCGGACCTTCTCCAAACGCTGAGCGCCGTTTGGGAAGACGCGGAGGACATTCAAAGCGCCGATTGTTTAGCAATCGTTTACGCCGACGTCCTGAGCAGAAAGTTGACGTTAGAGGCCGAATTGCGGAAAGAGCCGGAGAGGGAGGCGACACCCCGGGACGGCGCCACATCGCAAGACGTTACGGCTGAGCCGGACGTTAACGCCACAGCCGTCTTTAATAGCGTCATCAAAGCAGAAGTGTCCTACTCCATTCAAAACCTGAAGCTCGGCTACGAAGAGAAAGTCCGGCTACTTCAAGGGCAGCTGGCCGAAGCCCACCGCAAACTCCGTGAAAGGGAAACGGCCTTGAAAGCCATCATCGATGCGTCCAAGAGGTCCGATTTAAAAAGCGTGATCAAAGAAGTCAAGAGCAACTTTGGCTCGGGCAAACAAAAGTTAGCCGACATCTGCCCGCCCGAACTGGCGCCGTACGCCGAGCAGATCCAATCGCAGGAAGCCCGCGACCTGGCCGAAAGAATCGTCGAGCGCCATCTGGACGGCGTCGACTCGGCCGAGTCTCTTCAAAGCGCCCATCGCGGCTTGGCCGCCGAGCTTCGACAACAAGCGGAAAAGCTCCACGAGTACGCTcaagaaatacaaaacaccGGGAAGCACCCCGAGCTGGCCAAAATGCTCTCTGCGCTTTTCGGGCCCGGGACATCCCACCTTTTCACGAGCACGTCACTTTGCATGCGCGAAGCTCTCATCCAGGCTCAGGTGGCCTACGTGGCGTGCAGGTTGCGATGGGCTCACCGACGAAACGTGGCCCGCTGCGAGCGGACGCAGCAGAGCATGGACGCTCTGGTGCGGCAGCACGCCCGCAGCGTCAGGGCCATTCAAGAGAAATACCAAACATCTCTCCAGCGGGAGCGCCACCACTTAGAGCAGGCCCTGGAGCAGCTCCAGAAGGAGAACGCCACCCTCAAGGAGGAAGTGGGCCAGCGTTCAACACAACTGTCAAAACAGCAAGAGCAGCTGGCCCAACTGGGGGAACATTTTCAGATCCAAGTGGAAGAGCTGGAGCAGAAGCACCGGGAAGAGCTACGCCGAGCTGAGAAAGACCACACCGCGACGGAGCTGGCTCTCTCGGAGGCGGCAGCGGACAGCCGGCAACAGCTGAAGGACCTGCTGGCCGACATGGACGCCATGAAGGAGCGGCACCAGAGTCACGTCAAAACGATCCAGGCCGACTTTGAGCAGAGAATCGCCGGGCTTCGGCGGATCTACGAAGACCAGATTGTCACCGTGCGGTCTCCgatggaagaggaggaagaaggcgGGGCGGCCAAGTCCGAGGGGCAGACCGTGGTTCTTCTGAGGGACAGGATCCAGGAACTGGAGACTCAGATGAACACCATGAGGGACGAACTGGAGAGCAAGCACCTGGAAGGAGATGTGGCCAGCCTGAGGGCGAAATACCAGCGAGACCTTGAAAGTCTGAAG GCCACGTGCGAGCGTGGCTTTACAGCGATGGAGGAAACCCACCACAAGGTGGTTGAAGACCTCCAAAGGCAGCATCAGAGAGAGATCGCCAAACTGATGGAGGAACGAGAGAGGCTCCTGGCTGAGGAGACGGCTGCTACCATTGCTG CTATCGAAGCTATGAAGAATGCACACAAGGAGGAACTGGAGAAGAACCAGCGCTCCCAGCTCAGCGGCCTCAACTCTGATATTGATGAACTTCGATTACAATACGA GGAGGAGCTGCAGTCCATCCAGAGGGAGCTGGAGGTTTTGTCCGAGCAGTATTCTCAGAAATGTCTGGAGAACGCCCACTTGGCTCAGGCCCTGGAGGCCGAGCGGCAGGCCCTCAGGCAGTGCCAGCGAGAGAACCAGGAGCTCAACGCTCACAACCAG GAATTGAATAATCGTCTGAGCGCCGAGATCACGCGGATGCGCTCGTCTTTCAGCGGCGAGACGGCGCTGTCGCCCACCACGCAAGGCAAAGACGTCTACGAACTGGAG GTGCTGCTTCGGATCAAGGAGTCCGAGATTCAGTATCTGAAACAGGAAAT